A section of the Cololabis saira isolate AMF1-May2022 chromosome 6, fColSai1.1, whole genome shotgun sequence genome encodes:
- the LOC133445667 gene encoding polycystin-1-like protein 3 isoform X2 produces the protein MSARLLRPLKCLQVDSWGVLMGRPTLHFCSQAKDPQNPTKKTQAPVQTCSSAVEAPADRAALLAYKTQVVFPVRLSEPGFFPSSAAPAVASTSTPTPAPPDVSAAALASTSTPTPSPPDVSAAALDSTSTPTPAPPHVSAPALAPEHATAAANDVAVFSSDSGMSVAAESSSTSSSSSDSESDSDSDSDSDAEDNKSELQSGKGTSLLEKPDIQEFAVTGRTKDAADAECEALRATVKRPTVSSDQSDALGPEASTATQDPAELLDPHVPAGKVAQEAAEGCVAVDTATTETPGLVEMPAVYQEKNLTESESESPPTDTAGLPESKSTPTDTAGLPESESPPTDTAGLPESESPPTDTAGPVESESPPTDTAGPVESESPPTDTAGLPESESPPTDTAGPVESESPPTDTAGLPESESPPTGTAGLPESESPPTDTAGPVESESPPTDTAGLPESESPPTGTAGLPESESPLTNATGPVELESLVIETVTEFSSPSEELLDPAQVLSESTEKEMVEVTSGPSEGTYHTNLSLPSLLFVGGFPDCHFFVNG, from the exons ATGTCGGCCCGCCTGCTGCGTCCTCTGAAG TGTCTCCAGGTGGACAGCTGGGGGGTCCTGATGGGTCGCCCAACTTTGCACTTCTGCAGTCAAGCTAAAGATCCACAAAACCCAACGAAGAAGACTCAAGCTCCAGTCCAGA CATGTTCTTCAGCAGTTGAGGCTCCAGCTGACAGAGCAGCCCTGCTTGCCTACAAAACCCAAGTTGTCTTTCCAGTTCGACTGTCAGAACCAGGCTTCTTCCCATCTTCAGCTGCACCTGCAGTTGCTTCAACATCTACCCCTACAC CTGCTCCTCCAGATGTTTCTGCAGCTGCCCTGGCTTCAACATCTACCCCTACACCTTCTCCTCCAGATGTTTCTGCAGCTGCCCTGGATTCAACATCTACCCCTACACCTGCTCCTCCACATGTTTCTGCACCTGCCCTGGCTCCAGAGCATGCTACTGCAGCTGCCAATGATGTTGCTGTCTTTTCCTCCGACTCTGGGATGTCTGTTGCTGCAGAATCATCTtctacctcctcctcctcctcagacaGTGAGTCTGACTCCGACTCCGACTCCGACTCTGACGCTGAAGATAATAAGTCTGAGTTGCAGTCTGGAAAAGGAACATCCCTGCTAGAGAAGCCAGATATTCAGGAGTTTGCCGTCACAGGAAGGACAAAAGACGCTGCTGATGCGGAGTGTGAGGCATTGAGAGCAACAGTGAAGAGACCCACCgtcagttctgatcagtcagaTGCCCTGGGCCCTGAGGCCAGCACTGCCACCCAGGATCCAGCAGAGCTTCTAGACCCACACGTTCCCGCTGGGAAAGTTGCTCAGGAAGCAGCAGAAGGTTGTGTAGCTGTCGACACTGCCACTACTGAAACTCCAGGTTTAGTTGAGATGCCAGCTGTCTATCAAGAGAAAAACCTGACTGAGTCTGAGTCCGAGAGCCCCCCTACCGACACTGCTGGTCTTCCAGAGTCCAAGAGCACCCCTACCGACACTGCTGGTCTGCCAGAGTCCGAGAGCCCCCCTACCGACACTGCTGGTCTTCCAGAGTCCGAGAGCCCCCCTACCGACACTGCTGGTCCTGTAGAGTCCGAGAGCCCCCCTACCGACACTGCTGGTCCTGTTGAGTCCGAGAGCCCCCCTACCGACACTGCTGGTCTTCCAGAGTCCGAGAGCCCCCCTACCGACACTGCTGGTCCTGTTGAGTCCGAGAGCCCCCCTACCGACACTGCTGGTCTTCCAGAGTCCGAGAGCCCCCCTACCGGCACTGCTGGTCTTCCAGAGTCCGAGAGCCCCCCTACCGACACTGCTGGTCCTGTTGAGTCCGAGAGCCCCCCTACCGACACTGCTGGTCTTCCAGAGTCCGAGAGCCCCCCTACCGGCACTGCTGGTCTTCCAGAGTCCGAGAGCCCCCTAACCAACGCTACTGGTCCTGTAGAGTTGGAGAGTCTTGTGATCGAAACTGTGACAGAATTTTCCAGTCCTTCAGAGGAGCTGCTGGACCCCGCCCAAGTTTTGTCCGAATCTACAGAAAAGGAGATGGTAGAAGTCACTTCTGGACCATCTGAGGGTACATACCACACCAACCTCTCACTACCCTCCTTGCTTTTTGTTGGTGGTTTTCCAGATTGTCACTTCTTTGTGAACGGTTAA
- the LOC133445667 gene encoding polycystin-1-like protein 3 isoform X1: protein MSARLLRPLKCLQVDSWGVLMGRPTLHFCSQAKDPQNPTKKTQAPVQTCSSAVEAPADRAALLAYKTQVVFPVRLSEPGFFPSSAAPAVASTSTPTPAPPDVSAPTLASTSTPTPAPPDVSAAALASTSTPAPPDVSAAALASTSTPTPSPPDVSAAALDSTSTPTPAPPHVSAPALAPEHATAAANDVAVFSSDSGMSVAAESSSTSSSSSDSESDSDSDSDSDAEDNKSELQSGKGTSLLEKPDIQEFAVTGRTKDAADAECEALRATVKRPTVSSDQSDALGPEASTATQDPAELLDPHVPAGKVAQEAAEGCVAVDTATTETPGLVEMPAVYQEKNLTESESESPPTDTAGLPESKSTPTDTAGLPESESPPTDTAGLPESESPPTDTAGPVESESPPTDTAGPVESESPPTDTAGLPESESPPTDTAGPVESESPPTDTAGLPESESPPTGTAGLPESESPPTDTAGPVESESPPTDTAGLPESESPPTGTAGLPESESPLTNATGPVELESLVIETVTEFSSPSEELLDPAQVLSESTEKEMVEVTSGPSEGTYHTNLSLPSLLFVGGFPDCHFFVNG, encoded by the exons ATGTCGGCCCGCCTGCTGCGTCCTCTGAAG TGTCTCCAGGTGGACAGCTGGGGGGTCCTGATGGGTCGCCCAACTTTGCACTTCTGCAGTCAAGCTAAAGATCCACAAAACCCAACGAAGAAGACTCAAGCTCCAGTCCAGA CATGTTCTTCAGCAGTTGAGGCTCCAGCTGACAGAGCAGCCCTGCTTGCCTACAAAACCCAAGTTGTCTTTCCAGTTCGACTGTCAGAACCAGGCTTCTTCCCATCTTCAGCTGCACCTGCAGTTGCTTCAACATCTACCCCTACACCTGCTCCTCCAGATGTTTCTGCACCCACCCTGGCTTCAACATCTACCCCTACACCTGCTCCTCCAGATGTTTCTGCAGCTGCCCTGGCTTCAACATCTACACCTGCTCCTCCAGATGTTTCTGCAGCTGCCCTGGCTTCAACATCTACCCCTACACCTTCTCCTCCAGATGTTTCTGCAGCTGCCCTGGATTCAACATCTACCCCTACACCTGCTCCTCCACATGTTTCTGCACCTGCCCTGGCTCCAGAGCATGCTACTGCAGCTGCCAATGATGTTGCTGTCTTTTCCTCCGACTCTGGGATGTCTGTTGCTGCAGAATCATCTtctacctcctcctcctcctcagacaGTGAGTCTGACTCCGACTCCGACTCCGACTCTGACGCTGAAGATAATAAGTCTGAGTTGCAGTCTGGAAAAGGAACATCCCTGCTAGAGAAGCCAGATATTCAGGAGTTTGCCGTCACAGGAAGGACAAAAGACGCTGCTGATGCGGAGTGTGAGGCATTGAGAGCAACAGTGAAGAGACCCACCgtcagttctgatcagtcagaTGCCCTGGGCCCTGAGGCCAGCACTGCCACCCAGGATCCAGCAGAGCTTCTAGACCCACACGTTCCCGCTGGGAAAGTTGCTCAGGAAGCAGCAGAAGGTTGTGTAGCTGTCGACACTGCCACTACTGAAACTCCAGGTTTAGTTGAGATGCCAGCTGTCTATCAAGAGAAAAACCTGACTGAGTCTGAGTCCGAGAGCCCCCCTACCGACACTGCTGGTCTTCCAGAGTCCAAGAGCACCCCTACCGACACTGCTGGTCTGCCAGAGTCCGAGAGCCCCCCTACCGACACTGCTGGTCTTCCAGAGTCCGAGAGCCCCCCTACCGACACTGCTGGTCCTGTAGAGTCCGAGAGCCCCCCTACCGACACTGCTGGTCCTGTTGAGTCCGAGAGCCCCCCTACCGACACTGCTGGTCTTCCAGAGTCCGAGAGCCCCCCTACCGACACTGCTGGTCCTGTTGAGTCCGAGAGCCCCCCTACCGACACTGCTGGTCTTCCAGAGTCCGAGAGCCCCCCTACCGGCACTGCTGGTCTTCCAGAGTCCGAGAGCCCCCCTACCGACACTGCTGGTCCTGTTGAGTCCGAGAGCCCCCCTACCGACACTGCTGGTCTTCCAGAGTCCGAGAGCCCCCCTACCGGCACTGCTGGTCTTCCAGAGTCCGAGAGCCCCCTAACCAACGCTACTGGTCCTGTAGAGTTGGAGAGTCTTGTGATCGAAACTGTGACAGAATTTTCCAGTCCTTCAGAGGAGCTGCTGGACCCCGCCCAAGTTTTGTCCGAATCTACAGAAAAGGAGATGGTAGAAGTCACTTCTGGACCATCTGAGGGTACATACCACACCAACCTCTCACTACCCTCCTTGCTTTTTGTTGGTGGTTTTCCAGATTGTCACTTCTTTGTGAACGGTTAA